A single window of Xiphophorus hellerii strain 12219 chromosome 12, Xiphophorus_hellerii-4.1, whole genome shotgun sequence DNA harbors:
- the LOC116729853 gene encoding membrane-associated phosphatidylinositol transfer protein 2 isoform X3 — MLIKEYRIPMPLSVEEYRIAQLYMIQKKSREESCGEGSGVEILENKPYTDGPGGVGQYTHKVYHIGMHIPGWFRSILPKAALRVEEESWNAYPYTRTRYTCPFVEKFSIDIETYYKPDTGNQADVFNLSAADKRQTTIDVIDIVTDPIPPHEYISEEDPKLYKSAKTQRGPLQDDWIEEYNNNPGKTPIMCAYKLCKVEFRYWGMQSKIERFIHDVGLRKVMVHAHRQAWCWQDEWYGLTMDDIRQLELETQLALARKMAKFLHGEELTESYGTTVSPDKEQEAKEAISSIEAEETATRSVETLQPRGVLTKQWSTSSRSSRSSKRGVSPSRHSISEWRMQSIARDSDDSSDEEFFDAHEDLSDGEEVFPKEIAKWNSNDFMDKIETVDTEESPENFKEMSVDYDRASSEDRLDEMRDSLSGHADSSPIPTITVTRHQSESSPQQSLQASKIHVLILVLHGGNILDTGGGDQNSKQADVNTISTAFDTVMRVHYPAALGRIAIRLVPCPAICAEAFSLVSNLSPYSYDEGYLSSSQDHIPLAALPLLATSSPQYQDALATVIVRANQVYSEFIKSQDGATFSGQVCLIGDCVGGILGFDALCNSTPTVNESQNSSRRGSVISVQDQDLLSPGIIINSGHGSSSPTLESSRHLSRSNIDIPRVTSSDDTKRQLPRKRSDSSTYELDTIKQHQAFLSSLHSSVLKSDAASRRSSSSTMLDGSSLGKFDFEVSDFFLFGSPLGLVLALRKTVIPMLDVAQLRPACQQVYNLFHPADPSASRLEPLLERKFHLLPPFSVPRYQRFPLGDGNSALLADVVQSHGGVFMDSSYPSSPIMGPFSRGQRRASEISIASQVSGMADSFTATNIANTKSEQISQSNKISLFSQLALTSQNLFSIKNPLKSYKKAEGDLTDEDLSFHTETDSGESLSSIYQYDSIESCRLDCAISDLVSLDCQAEVDEVAARWWGTKRLDFALYCPDALTAFPTVALPHLFHASYWESTDVVSFLLRQVMRHENSSILELDGKEVSEFTPSKPREKWLRKRTHVKIRNVTANHRVNDAVFPEDSQQVITGRFMYGPLDMVTLAGEKVDLHIMTQPPSGEWVFFSTQVTQSSGRVSFNIPEEKRLGIGVYPVKMVVRGDHTFADSYLTVVPRGTEFVVFSIDGSFAASVSIMGSDPKVRAGAVDVVRHWQDLGYLIIYVTGRPDMQKQRVVAWLSQHNFPHGIVSFCDGLVHDPLRHKANFLKTLTESNMKIFAGYGSTKDISVYTSIGIPPSQIYIVGRPSKKMQNQCQFITEGYAAHLSQLEYNHRSRPAKSSSARMVLRKGSFGLGANSDFLRKRNHLLRTISSQPAPSSPTGNFHNRPERTQSQSDSERLERERLERTHSHGPGASQRSMSITASCWGRSGSTKLEPFPFNPK; from the exons ATGCTCATTAAGGAGTATCGCATCCCCATGCCCCTGAGTGTGGAGGAGTACCGCATTGCCCAGCTCTACATGATCCAG AAAAAGAGCAGAGAAGAGAGCTGCGGTGAAGGAAGTGGGGTGGAGATCCTTGAGAATAAGCCCTACACAGATGGACCAGGTGGGGTGGGTCAGTACACCCATAAGGTCTACCACATAGGCATGCACATTCCTGGCTGGTTCCGCTCCATCCTGCCCAAAGCTGCTCTGAGGGTTGAAGAGGAGTCCTGGAATGCCTACCCTTACACCCGAACAAG ATACACCTGTCCGTTTGTTGAGAAGTTCTCCATCGACATTGAGACTTACTATAAGCCTGACACAGGCAACCAAGCTGATGTCTTTAACTTATCTGCAGCAGACAAGAGGCAAACAACTATTG ACGTAATCGACATAGTGACAGATCCCATCCCTCCACATGAGTACATTTCAGAGGAGGACCCGAAGCTTTACAAGTCAGCCAAGACCCAGAGGGGGCCCCTGCAGGATGACTGGATAGAGGAGTACAACAACAACCCAGGGAAGACTCCCATCATGTGTGCCTATAAACTTTGCAAAGTGGAGTTTCGCTACTGGGGCATGCAGTCCAAGATTGAACGCTTCATTCATGATGTTG GGCTCAGAAAGGTTATGGTGCATGCCCACCGGCAGGCCTGGTGCTGGCAGGATGAGTGGTATGGCCTAACCATGGACGACATCAGGCAGTTGGAGCTGGAAACCCAATTGGCCCTGGCCAGGAAGATGGCCAAGTTCCTCCATGGCGAGGAGCTCACCGAATCCTACGGAACCACAGTGTCTCCAGACAAAGAGCAGGAGGCCAAAGAGGCAATCAGCTCTATCGAGGCAGAGGAAACGGCCACCAGATCAGTAGAGACTCTGCAGCCACGAGGCGTCCTCACCAAGCAGTGGTCCACCTCATCCAGATCCTCCCGCTCATCTAAGAGAGGAG TGAGTCCGTCACGTCACAGCATCTCAGAGTGGAGGATGCAGAGCATAGCGCGCGATTCAGACGACAGCTCGGACGAGGAATTCTTTGATGCCCAtg AGGATCTCTCGGATGGTGAGGAGGTTTTCCCAAAAGAAATTGCCAAGTGGAACTCCAACGACTTCATGGACAAGATTGAAACTGTGGACACGGAGGAAAGTCCTG AGAACTTTAAGGAAATGAGCGTCGATTATGACAGAGCTTCGAGTGAGGACAGACTGGATGAG ATGCGTGACTCTCTTAGCGGCCACGCCGATAGCTCTCCTATCCCCACCATCACGGTAACGAGGCACCAGTCA GAGAGTTCGCCTCAGCAGAGTCTGCAGGCTTCCAAGATCCACGTCTTGATACTGGTTCTGCACGGAGGGAACATCCTGGACACGGGCGGAGGGGACCAGAACAGCAAGCAGGCCGACGTCAACACCATCAGCACAGCGTTTGACACAGTCATGCGTGTTCACTACCCCGCTGCGCTCGGCCGCATCGCCATCCGCTTGGTGCCCTGCCCCGCCATCTGTGCCGAGGCCTTCTCTCTGGTGTCTAA CCTGAGCCCTTACAGCTATGATGAGGGATATCTGTCCAGCAGCCAGGACCACATCCCGCTCGCAGCTCTACCTCTGCTGGCCACCTCGTCTCCACAGTACCAGGACGCCTTGGCCACTGTCATTGTTCGCGCCAACCAGGTGTATTCTGAGTTTATTAAGTCTCAGGATGGAGCGACCTTCTCTGGCCAG GTTTGCCTCATTGGGGACTGTGTGGGAGGAATCCTGGGGTTTGATGCTCTCTGTAACAGCACCCCCACGGTAAATGAAAGCCAGAACAGCAGCCGCAGAGGCAGCGTCATCAGCGTGCAG GACCAGGACCTTCTCTCTCCCGGCATCATCATCAACAGCGGACATGGGTCATCATCCCCAACACTGGAGAGCAGCCGCCACCTGAGTCGCAGTAACATTGATATTCCTCGTGTCACTTCAAGCGATGACACCAAGAGGCAGCTGCCCCGTAAGAGAAGCGACTCGTCCACCTACGAACTGGACACAATTAAACAACACCAAGCTTTTCTGTCCAG cttgcACTCTAGCGTCCTTAAGAGCGACGCAGCGTCCCGCAGGTCGAGCAGCAGCACCATGCTGGACGGAAGCTCCCTGGGGAAGTTTGACTTTGAGGTGTCAGACtttttcctgtttggttctcCGCTGGGCTTGGTGCTGGCCCTGAGGAAGACTGTGATCCCTATGCTGGATG TGGCCCAGCTGAGGCCGGCCTGTCAGCAGGTCTATAACTTGTTCCACCCAGCTGATCCCTCTGCCTCCCGCCTGGAGCCTCTGCTGGAGCGGAAATTTCACCTCCTCCCTCCTTTTAGCGTTCCCCGTTACCAACGCTTCCCCCTTGGAGACGGAAACTCGGCCTTGCTGG CGGATGTTGTTCAGTCTCATGGTGGTGTCTTCATGGACAGTTCGTACCCCTCATCCCCCATAATGGGCCCCTTCTCCAGGGGCCAACGGAGGGCCAGTGAGATCAGCATTGCCAGCCAGGTCTCAGGAATGGCAGACAGTTTCACTGCCACCAACATAGCCAACA CCAAATCAGAGCAGATTAGCCAATCCAATAAGATCAGTCTGTTCTCCCAACTTGCCCTAACATCCCAAAACTTGTTCTCCATAAAAAATCCTCTGAAGTCCTATAAAAAAGCCGAGGGTGACCTGACTGACGAAGATCTGAGTTTTCACACGGAGACAGATTCAGGCGAAAGTCTAAGTTCCATCTACCAGTACGACAGCATTGAATCATGCAGGCTGGACTGTGCTATAAGTGACCTGGTGTCGCTGGACTGCCAAGCTGAAGTTGATGAAG TTGCAGCACGCTGGTGGGGCACAAAGCGCCTGGACTTTGCTCTGTACTGCCCCGATGCTCTGACTGCCTTTCCCACAGTGGCTTTGCCGCACCTCTTCCACGCTTCTTACTGGGAATCCACAGATGTTGTGTCTTTCCTCCTGAGGCAG GTCATGAGGCATGAAAACTCCAGCATTCTGGAGCTGGATGGGAAGGAAGTGTCGGAGTTTACCCCCTCTAAGCCTCGGGAGAAGTGGCTCCGGAAGAGGACTCACGTCAAGATCCGG AACGTGACTGCCAACCATCGAGTGAACGACGCCGTGTTCCCTGAAGACAGCCAGCAGGTCATCACAGGTCGCTTCATGTATGGCCCTCTGGACATGGTGACTCTAGCTGGGGAGAAG GTCGACCTTCACATCATGACCCAGCCTCCGTCAGGAGAGTGGGTGTTCTTCAGCACACAAGTGACCCAAAGCAGCGGCCGCGTGTCGTTTAACATCCCAGAGGAGAAGCGTCTGGGCATCGGAGTCTACCCTGTAAAAATGGTTGTCAG AGGCGACCACACGTTTGCAGACAGCTACCTGACTGTTGTTCCACGTGGCACAGAGTTTGTGGTGTTCAGCATCGACGGGTCGTTCGCCGCCAGTGTCTCAATCATGGGTAGCGATCCAAAGGTCAGGGCAGGAGCTGTGGACGTCGTCAG ACACTGGCAGGATTTAGGTTATTTGATCATCTATGTGACGGGGCGTCCAGACATGCAGAAGCAGCGGGTGGTGGCCTGGCTGTCTCAGCACAACTTCCCACACGGCATCGTCTCCTTCTGCGACGGATTAGTCCACGACCCGCTCAGGCACAAGGCCAACTTCCTCAAAACACTGACAGAG TCTAATATGAAGATCTTTGCTGGATATGGATCAACCAAAGACATCTCTGTCTACACCTCCATCGGCATTCCTCCTTCTCAGATCTACATCGTCGGCAGACCCTCGAAGAAGATGCAGAACCAGTGCCAG TTCATCACAGAGGGGTACGCGGCCCATTTGTCCCAGCTGGAGTACAACCACCGCTCTCGGCCCGCCAAGTCCAGCAGCGCGCGGATGGTCCTGCGTAAGGGAAGCTTCGGCCTGGGCGCCAACAGCGACTTCCTGAGGAAAAGGAACCACCTGCTGCGCACCATCTCCTCCCAGCCGGCCCCCAGCTCCCCGACGGGCAACTTCCACAACAGGCCCGAGCGCACGCAGAGCCAGTCGGACAGCGAGCGGCTGGAGCGGGAGCGGCTGGAGCGGACCCACAGCCACGGCCCGGGGGCGTCGCAGCGCAGCATGAGCATCACGGCGAGCTGCTGGGGCCGCAGCGGCAGCACCAAGCTGGAGCCGTTCCCGTTCAACCCCAAATGA
- the LOC116729853 gene encoding membrane-associated phosphatidylinositol transfer protein 2 isoform X2, with translation MLIKEYRIPMPLSVEEYRIAQLYMIQKKSREESCGEGSGVEILENKPYTDGPGGVGQYTHKVYHIGMHIPGWFRSILPKAALRVEEESWNAYPYTRTRYTCPFVEKFSIDIETYYKPDTGNQADVFNLSAADKRQTTIDVIDIVTDPIPPHEYISEEDPKLYKSAKTQRGPLQDDWIEEYNNNPGKTPIMCAYKLCKVEFRYWGMQSKIERFIHDVGLRKVMVHAHRQAWCWQDEWYGLTMDDIRQLELETQLALARKMAKFLHGEELTESYGTTVSPDKEQEAKEAISSIEAEETATRSVETLQPRGVLTKQWSTSSRSSRSSKRGVSPSRHSISEWRMQSIARDSDDSSDEEFFDAHEDLSDGEEVFPKEIAKWNSNDFMDKIETVDTEESPENFKEMSVDYDRASSEDRLDEESSPQQSLQASKIHVLILVLHGGNILDTGGGDQNSKQADVNTISTAFDTVMRVHYPAALGRIAIRLVPCPAICAEAFSLVSNLSPYSYDEGYLSSSQDHIPLAALPLLATSSPQYQDALATVIVRANQVYSEFIKSQDGATFSGQVCLIGDCVGGILGFDALCNSTPTVNESQNSSRRGSVISVQDQDLLSPGIIINSGHGSSSPTLESSRHLSRSNIDIPRVTSSDDTKRQLPRKRSDSSTYELDTIKQHQAFLSSLHSSVLKSDAASRRSSSSTMLDGSSLGKFDFEVSDFFLFGSPLGLVLALRKTVIPMLDVAQLRPACQQVYNLFHPADPSASRLEPLLERKFHLLPPFSVPRYQRFPLGDGNSALLVETVQSNAQLLLDSGPPLSFRCQETISETCIPVPVLNWQENSLKATPATLESDVVQSHGGVFMDSSYPSSPIMGPFSRGQRRASEISIASQVSGMADSFTATNIANTKSEQISQSNKISLFSQLALTSQNLFSIKNPLKSYKKAEGDLTDEDLSFHTETDSGESLSSIYQYDSIESCRLDCAISDLVSLDCQAEVDEVAARWWGTKRLDFALYCPDALTAFPTVALPHLFHASYWESTDVVSFLLRQVMRHENSSILELDGKEVSEFTPSKPREKWLRKRTHVKIRNVTANHRVNDAVFPEDSQQVITGRFMYGPLDMVTLAGEKVDLHIMTQPPSGEWVFFSTQVTQSSGRVSFNIPEEKRLGIGVYPVKMVVRGDHTFADSYLTVVPRGTEFVVFSIDGSFAASVSIMGSDPKVRAGAVDVVRHWQDLGYLIIYVTGRPDMQKQRVVAWLSQHNFPHGIVSFCDGLVHDPLRHKANFLKTLTESNMKIFAGYGSTKDISVYTSIGIPPSQIYIVGRPSKKMQNQCQFITEGYAAHLSQLEYNHRSRPAKSSSARMVLRKGSFGLGANSDFLRKRNHLLRTISSQPAPSSPTGNFHNRPERTQSQSDSERLERERLERTHSHGPGASQRSMSITASCWGRSGSTKLEPFPFNPK, from the exons ATGCTCATTAAGGAGTATCGCATCCCCATGCCCCTGAGTGTGGAGGAGTACCGCATTGCCCAGCTCTACATGATCCAG AAAAAGAGCAGAGAAGAGAGCTGCGGTGAAGGAAGTGGGGTGGAGATCCTTGAGAATAAGCCCTACACAGATGGACCAGGTGGGGTGGGTCAGTACACCCATAAGGTCTACCACATAGGCATGCACATTCCTGGCTGGTTCCGCTCCATCCTGCCCAAAGCTGCTCTGAGGGTTGAAGAGGAGTCCTGGAATGCCTACCCTTACACCCGAACAAG ATACACCTGTCCGTTTGTTGAGAAGTTCTCCATCGACATTGAGACTTACTATAAGCCTGACACAGGCAACCAAGCTGATGTCTTTAACTTATCTGCAGCAGACAAGAGGCAAACAACTATTG ACGTAATCGACATAGTGACAGATCCCATCCCTCCACATGAGTACATTTCAGAGGAGGACCCGAAGCTTTACAAGTCAGCCAAGACCCAGAGGGGGCCCCTGCAGGATGACTGGATAGAGGAGTACAACAACAACCCAGGGAAGACTCCCATCATGTGTGCCTATAAACTTTGCAAAGTGGAGTTTCGCTACTGGGGCATGCAGTCCAAGATTGAACGCTTCATTCATGATGTTG GGCTCAGAAAGGTTATGGTGCATGCCCACCGGCAGGCCTGGTGCTGGCAGGATGAGTGGTATGGCCTAACCATGGACGACATCAGGCAGTTGGAGCTGGAAACCCAATTGGCCCTGGCCAGGAAGATGGCCAAGTTCCTCCATGGCGAGGAGCTCACCGAATCCTACGGAACCACAGTGTCTCCAGACAAAGAGCAGGAGGCCAAAGAGGCAATCAGCTCTATCGAGGCAGAGGAAACGGCCACCAGATCAGTAGAGACTCTGCAGCCACGAGGCGTCCTCACCAAGCAGTGGTCCACCTCATCCAGATCCTCCCGCTCATCTAAGAGAGGAG TGAGTCCGTCACGTCACAGCATCTCAGAGTGGAGGATGCAGAGCATAGCGCGCGATTCAGACGACAGCTCGGACGAGGAATTCTTTGATGCCCAtg AGGATCTCTCGGATGGTGAGGAGGTTTTCCCAAAAGAAATTGCCAAGTGGAACTCCAACGACTTCATGGACAAGATTGAAACTGTGGACACGGAGGAAAGTCCTG AGAACTTTAAGGAAATGAGCGTCGATTATGACAGAGCTTCGAGTGAGGACAGACTGGATGAG GAGAGTTCGCCTCAGCAGAGTCTGCAGGCTTCCAAGATCCACGTCTTGATACTGGTTCTGCACGGAGGGAACATCCTGGACACGGGCGGAGGGGACCAGAACAGCAAGCAGGCCGACGTCAACACCATCAGCACAGCGTTTGACACAGTCATGCGTGTTCACTACCCCGCTGCGCTCGGCCGCATCGCCATCCGCTTGGTGCCCTGCCCCGCCATCTGTGCCGAGGCCTTCTCTCTGGTGTCTAA CCTGAGCCCTTACAGCTATGATGAGGGATATCTGTCCAGCAGCCAGGACCACATCCCGCTCGCAGCTCTACCTCTGCTGGCCACCTCGTCTCCACAGTACCAGGACGCCTTGGCCACTGTCATTGTTCGCGCCAACCAGGTGTATTCTGAGTTTATTAAGTCTCAGGATGGAGCGACCTTCTCTGGCCAG GTTTGCCTCATTGGGGACTGTGTGGGAGGAATCCTGGGGTTTGATGCTCTCTGTAACAGCACCCCCACGGTAAATGAAAGCCAGAACAGCAGCCGCAGAGGCAGCGTCATCAGCGTGCAG GACCAGGACCTTCTCTCTCCCGGCATCATCATCAACAGCGGACATGGGTCATCATCCCCAACACTGGAGAGCAGCCGCCACCTGAGTCGCAGTAACATTGATATTCCTCGTGTCACTTCAAGCGATGACACCAAGAGGCAGCTGCCCCGTAAGAGAAGCGACTCGTCCACCTACGAACTGGACACAATTAAACAACACCAAGCTTTTCTGTCCAG cttgcACTCTAGCGTCCTTAAGAGCGACGCAGCGTCCCGCAGGTCGAGCAGCAGCACCATGCTGGACGGAAGCTCCCTGGGGAAGTTTGACTTTGAGGTGTCAGACtttttcctgtttggttctcCGCTGGGCTTGGTGCTGGCCCTGAGGAAGACTGTGATCCCTATGCTGGATG TGGCCCAGCTGAGGCCGGCCTGTCAGCAGGTCTATAACTTGTTCCACCCAGCTGATCCCTCTGCCTCCCGCCTGGAGCCTCTGCTGGAGCGGAAATTTCACCTCCTCCCTCCTTTTAGCGTTCCCCGTTACCAACGCTTCCCCCTTGGAGACGGAAACTCGGCCTTGCTGG TGGAGACAGTCCAGAGCAACGCTCAGCTGCTACTCGATAGCGGGCCCCCCCTGTCCTTTCGCTGTCAGGAGACCATCAGTGAGACCTGCATTCCTGTTCCTGTGCTAAACTGGCAGGAGAACTCCCTGAAAGCCACACCCGCCACCTTGGAGT CGGATGTTGTTCAGTCTCATGGTGGTGTCTTCATGGACAGTTCGTACCCCTCATCCCCCATAATGGGCCCCTTCTCCAGGGGCCAACGGAGGGCCAGTGAGATCAGCATTGCCAGCCAGGTCTCAGGAATGGCAGACAGTTTCACTGCCACCAACATAGCCAACA CCAAATCAGAGCAGATTAGCCAATCCAATAAGATCAGTCTGTTCTCCCAACTTGCCCTAACATCCCAAAACTTGTTCTCCATAAAAAATCCTCTGAAGTCCTATAAAAAAGCCGAGGGTGACCTGACTGACGAAGATCTGAGTTTTCACACGGAGACAGATTCAGGCGAAAGTCTAAGTTCCATCTACCAGTACGACAGCATTGAATCATGCAGGCTGGACTGTGCTATAAGTGACCTGGTGTCGCTGGACTGCCAAGCTGAAGTTGATGAAG TTGCAGCACGCTGGTGGGGCACAAAGCGCCTGGACTTTGCTCTGTACTGCCCCGATGCTCTGACTGCCTTTCCCACAGTGGCTTTGCCGCACCTCTTCCACGCTTCTTACTGGGAATCCACAGATGTTGTGTCTTTCCTCCTGAGGCAG GTCATGAGGCATGAAAACTCCAGCATTCTGGAGCTGGATGGGAAGGAAGTGTCGGAGTTTACCCCCTCTAAGCCTCGGGAGAAGTGGCTCCGGAAGAGGACTCACGTCAAGATCCGG AACGTGACTGCCAACCATCGAGTGAACGACGCCGTGTTCCCTGAAGACAGCCAGCAGGTCATCACAGGTCGCTTCATGTATGGCCCTCTGGACATGGTGACTCTAGCTGGGGAGAAG GTCGACCTTCACATCATGACCCAGCCTCCGTCAGGAGAGTGGGTGTTCTTCAGCACACAAGTGACCCAAAGCAGCGGCCGCGTGTCGTTTAACATCCCAGAGGAGAAGCGTCTGGGCATCGGAGTCTACCCTGTAAAAATGGTTGTCAG AGGCGACCACACGTTTGCAGACAGCTACCTGACTGTTGTTCCACGTGGCACAGAGTTTGTGGTGTTCAGCATCGACGGGTCGTTCGCCGCCAGTGTCTCAATCATGGGTAGCGATCCAAAGGTCAGGGCAGGAGCTGTGGACGTCGTCAG ACACTGGCAGGATTTAGGTTATTTGATCATCTATGTGACGGGGCGTCCAGACATGCAGAAGCAGCGGGTGGTGGCCTGGCTGTCTCAGCACAACTTCCCACACGGCATCGTCTCCTTCTGCGACGGATTAGTCCACGACCCGCTCAGGCACAAGGCCAACTTCCTCAAAACACTGACAGAG TCTAATATGAAGATCTTTGCTGGATATGGATCAACCAAAGACATCTCTGTCTACACCTCCATCGGCATTCCTCCTTCTCAGATCTACATCGTCGGCAGACCCTCGAAGAAGATGCAGAACCAGTGCCAG TTCATCACAGAGGGGTACGCGGCCCATTTGTCCCAGCTGGAGTACAACCACCGCTCTCGGCCCGCCAAGTCCAGCAGCGCGCGGATGGTCCTGCGTAAGGGAAGCTTCGGCCTGGGCGCCAACAGCGACTTCCTGAGGAAAAGGAACCACCTGCTGCGCACCATCTCCTCCCAGCCGGCCCCCAGCTCCCCGACGGGCAACTTCCACAACAGGCCCGAGCGCACGCAGAGCCAGTCGGACAGCGAGCGGCTGGAGCGGGAGCGGCTGGAGCGGACCCACAGCCACGGCCCGGGGGCGTCGCAGCGCAGCATGAGCATCACGGCGAGCTGCTGGGGCCGCAGCGGCAGCACCAAGCTGGAGCCGTTCCCGTTCAACCCCAAATGA